A portion of the Helicobacter jaachi genome contains these proteins:
- the tpx gene encoding thiol peroxidase, translating into MNVKFKGTPAQLSPNTIKVGDNAPQVSLTSKDLEQVKVGGASGKYQIINVVPSLDTGVCSAQTRRFNKEAASLPNTSVYAISLDLPFAQGRFCSSEGINNLTTLSDFVSKDFGKAYGLILESSPLTGLLTRAVIVVNPEGKVVYTEICDEITQEPDYEKALAAVR; encoded by the coding sequence ATGAATGTAAAATTTAAAGGCACTCCCGCGCAACTTAGCCCAAATACCATTAAAGTAGGCGATAATGCTCCACAAGTGAGCCTCACATCAAAGGATTTAGAGCAAGTTAAAGTTGGTGGCGCAAGTGGGAAATATCAAATTATTAATGTCGTGCCAAGCCTTGATACGGGCGTTTGCTCTGCACAAACAAGGCGCTTTAATAAAGAGGCAGCAAGTTTGCCAAATACTAGCGTTTATGCTATTTCGCTTGATTTACCCTTTGCACAAGGGCGATTTTGCTCAAGTGAGGGGATAAATAATCTCACTACACTTAGTGATTTTGTCTCAAAAGATTTTGGTAAGGCTTATGGCTTAATCTTAGAATCTTCCCCGCTTACAGGGCTACTCACTCGTGCTGTAATTGTGGTAAATCCAGAAGGTAAGGTTGTTTATACAGAAATTTGCGATGAGATTACTCAAGAGCCAGATTATGAGAAAGCCCTAGCAGCGGTGCGCTAA
- a CDS encoding PhoH family protein encodes MISKHYLLDTSIILDDTQNIIFLWQDSQNKLFISDVVIEELDKKKDLQNETGFFAREFFRCINSDESQSFFYMHEDTFIRHVAKENNDFMQVIYFRFENFVIPLTLIFRQQYKLQRQEHSYNDSKLIEIARDYKLVLLTNDISLKTRCIAQGIPAQSLFRDRVENPNDIDFWAFFEQHKDAPLEHLQESKAFKDLTQWSLIQIDELDNTDSSLYKTGKKIFGLKVGKKFEELNLDEILKINQPYIMPINLEQKMLYALLTHPQNNLTIATGSTGSGKTLMALQAGITLVKNGVVDGIMYMRNTITANDKEAELGYRKGDENQKLGYFMYPLYSAINFTIDKLQEHSLAKCIEYRGDVSGIQKRDATEYFLQKHKIEIVDIAHARGISIGNKFVIFDEVQNASNATIKLIGTRIGEGSKIVFLGDWAQIDHPYLSKFRNGALSLLSKALKDDFIAGIQLRQTIRSDVASWFGANF; translated from the coding sequence TTGATTAGCAAGCATTACCTACTTGACACCTCTATTATCCTCGATGATACGCAGAATATTATATTTTTATGGCAGGATTCTCAAAATAAGCTTTTTATTTCTGATGTGGTGATTGAAGAGCTTGACAAAAAAAAAGATTTGCAGAATGAAACAGGATTTTTTGCGCGAGAGTTTTTCCGCTGCATAAATAGCGATGAGTCGCAGTCTTTTTTCTATATGCACGAAGATACCTTTATCCGACATGTGGCAAAGGAGAATAACGACTTTATGCAAGTTATTTATTTTCGCTTTGAAAATTTTGTTATCCCACTCACGCTCATTTTTCGCCAGCAATACAAACTCCAGCGGCAAGAGCATAGCTATAATGATTCTAAGCTCATTGAGATAGCGCGAGATTACAAATTAGTGCTTTTAACCAATGACATTTCGCTAAAAACCCGCTGCATAGCGCAGGGCATACCAGCGCAGTCGCTCTTTAGAGATAGGGTTGAAAATCCTAATGATATTGATTTTTGGGCGTTTTTTGAGCAGCATAAAGATGCGCCTTTAGAGCATTTGCAAGAAAGCAAGGCATTTAAAGACCTTACCCAATGGAGTCTTATTCAAATTGATGAGCTTGATAATACCGATAGCTCATTGTATAAAACAGGCAAAAAAATATTTGGATTAAAGGTAGGCAAAAAGTTTGAAGAGCTTAATCTTGATGAGATTCTAAAAATCAATCAACCCTACATTATGCCCATTAATTTAGAGCAAAAAATGCTCTACGCCCTGCTTACCCACCCGCAGAATAATCTCACCATTGCCACAGGCTCAACAGGCAGCGGCAAGACGCTTATGGCACTTCAGGCAGGCATTACACTTGTAAAAAATGGCGTGGTAGATGGCATTATGTATATGCGCAATACCATCACCGCAAATGATAAAGAAGCCGAACTAGGCTACCGCAAGGGCGATGAAAATCAAAAGCTAGGCTATTTTATGTATCCGCTCTATAGTGCGATAAATTTTACCATTGATAAGCTCCAAGAGCATTCTTTGGCAAAGTGTATCGAGTATCGCGGCGATGTAAGTGGCATACAAAAAAGGGACGCTACAGAATATTTTTTGCAAAAGCATAAAATTGAGATTGTGGATATTGCGCACGCGCGTGGCATTAGCATAGGAAATAAATTTGTGATTTTTGATGAAGTGCAAAACGCCTCAAACGCCACGATTAAGCTTATTGGCACGCGTATAGGGGAGGGGAGTAAGATTGTATTTTTAGGCGATTGGGCGCAGATTGACCACCCGTATTTGAGTAAATTCCGCAATGGAGCTTTAAGCCTGCTTAGCAAGGCGCTTAAAGATGATTTTATCGCAGGTATTCAGCTACGCCAGACGATACGCAGCGATGTGGCGAGTTGGTTTGGAGCAAATTTTTAA